From the Microbacterium sp. W4I4 genome, one window contains:
- a CDS encoding MFS transporter, translating into MTRGIAAPRLEALGDRNFRWFFLARAITMITGSMSSIALAFAVLEIDNDPVSLSLVLTAFTLSNIVFVLFGGVVADRLPRALVIQACYVLDILSIGTIAFLLFTGTATIPMVVGLAAVNGASTAFVLPAMQGIIPQLTQPETLQQANALLSFVRSAVTIGGPVIAGILVTTVGPAWAMIAQLIGWLAAIPILAMVKLPPPAGDGRFSLFSDLRIGWTEFWSRSWLVSVVFAFMIMNAIHVGSWGVVGPYIAKNDERLGIAGWGWVVGAEGVGVLLMTLILMWVPLKRPLRMGMIGISLFAIPLTMLGLHPVVVFVAIAAFLAGAGAEVFSTGWSVAMMENIPTDKLSRVSSYDMLGSFVVMPIGTLVYGWLITRADPAIVLTTSGIIYAVIAVATAFVPSVWRMGRVEAATVRT; encoded by the coding sequence ATGACGCGCGGCATCGCCGCACCTCGACTCGAGGCACTGGGCGACCGCAACTTCCGGTGGTTCTTCCTCGCGCGGGCGATCACCATGATCACCGGCTCGATGTCGTCGATCGCGCTGGCCTTCGCCGTGCTCGAGATCGACAACGACCCCGTCAGCCTGTCACTCGTACTCACCGCGTTCACCCTCTCGAATATCGTCTTCGTGCTGTTCGGAGGCGTGGTGGCCGACCGTCTGCCACGGGCGCTGGTGATCCAGGCCTGCTACGTGCTCGACATCCTCTCGATCGGCACGATCGCTTTCCTGCTGTTCACGGGCACCGCCACGATTCCGATGGTCGTGGGCCTCGCCGCGGTGAACGGCGCCTCGACGGCGTTCGTGCTGCCCGCCATGCAGGGCATCATCCCCCAGCTCACACAGCCCGAGACGCTCCAGCAGGCCAACGCATTGCTGTCGTTCGTGCGTTCGGCGGTGACCATCGGCGGCCCGGTGATCGCCGGCATCCTGGTCACCACCGTCGGCCCCGCCTGGGCCATGATCGCGCAGCTGATCGGCTGGCTCGCCGCCATCCCGATCCTCGCCATGGTGAAGCTGCCACCGCCCGCCGGCGACGGCCGCTTCTCGCTGTTCAGCGACCTGCGCATCGGGTGGACGGAGTTCTGGAGCCGTTCCTGGCTGGTCTCCGTGGTCTTCGCGTTCATGATCATGAACGCGATCCACGTCGGATCCTGGGGCGTCGTCGGGCCGTACATCGCGAAGAACGACGAGCGGCTCGGCATCGCCGGCTGGGGCTGGGTGGTCGGCGCCGAGGGCGTCGGAGTGCTGCTGATGACGCTGATCCTGATGTGGGTGCCGCTGAAGAGGCCGCTGCGGATGGGCATGATCGGCATCAGCCTGTTCGCGATCCCGCTGACGATGCTCGGCCTGCATCCGGTCGTCGTGTTCGTCGCCATCGCGGCGTTCCTCGCGGGGGCGGGTGCCGAGGTGTTCAGCACCGGCTGGAGCGTGGCGATGATGGAGAACATCCCCACCGACAAGCTCAGCCGCGTCTCCAGCTACGACATGCTGGGCAGCTTCGTGGTCATGCCGATCGGCACGCTCGTCTACGGCTGGCTGATCACGCGCGCCGATCCTGCGATCGTGCTCACCACGTCCGGGATCATCTACGCGGTCATCGCCGTCGCGACGGCGTTCGTGCCGAGCGTGTGGCGGATGGGACGCGTCGAGGCGGCGACAGTCCGGACCTGA
- a CDS encoding DUF6882 domain-containing protein: MTFETLRALADRAALFTALRQDQLVTATNALGEHRWDVDLEAGTFTFASIEDPTRTLLATPHLLASIAPGPRSLMWSWTLPQGDRTGITDRLRTYGADHDIVELTQGEVAFPDDAGDDLEEWIAELAHTIGGASVEITGLSPYYSAPTGGARAVLLLDAPLEPLTVASAVSALPRILWDLTLSDPRASVWDLARLAGWKLEWADDAFSAATLSDATGSATFSFDEYARITDVKGTLTGS; the protein is encoded by the coding sequence ATGACCTTCGAGACGCTGCGGGCCCTCGCCGACCGCGCCGCACTGTTCACCGCCCTCCGTCAGGATCAGCTCGTCACCGCCACGAATGCGCTCGGCGAGCACCGCTGGGACGTCGATCTCGAGGCCGGCACGTTCACCTTCGCCTCGATCGAGGATCCGACCCGTACGCTCCTGGCGACGCCGCACCTGCTGGCGTCCATCGCCCCGGGTCCGCGTTCGCTGATGTGGTCCTGGACGCTGCCGCAGGGCGATCGCACCGGCATAACGGACAGACTGCGCACGTACGGCGCCGACCACGACATCGTCGAGCTGACTCAGGGCGAGGTGGCCTTCCCCGACGACGCCGGTGACGACCTCGAGGAGTGGATCGCCGAACTCGCCCACACGATCGGCGGGGCCTCGGTGGAGATCACCGGGCTCTCCCCCTATTACTCCGCACCGACCGGCGGCGCGAGGGCGGTTCTGCTGCTGGATGCTCCCCTGGAGCCGCTCACCGTCGCATCCGCAGTGTCCGCGCTCCCCCGCATCCTGTGGGACCTCACCCTGAGCGACCCGCGCGCGTCGGTGTGGGATCTGGCCCGCCTGGCCGGCTGGAAGCTGGAGTGGGCCGACGACGCCTTCTCCGCCGCCACGCTGTCGGATGCCACGGGTTCGGCGACCTTCTCGTTCGACGAGTACGCGCGGATCACCGACGTCAAGGGCACGCTGACGGGATCCTGA
- a CDS encoding AAA family ATPase, producing the protein MALWERETALRSLAEYAAEIREGHGCLVLVPGEAGAGKTSLIDAFLRTEPAERVLHAACDGLSTPRALGPLFDLAEESSGALAQAVSRGDGREALFRALLAELTLARSTVLVIEDLQWADAATLDLIRFIGRRLSVLPVAVLVTYRDDAIGQTDPLRRALGDLAHLPGLRRVGLPALSLHAISRIIAEVDGGRIRVDAEEVHRLTGGNPYLVTELLSSPGEEIPPSVRDAVLAKLAELDDSARAAVEVASLAGRGIDGELLERLGASPGAVDAMIEVGIAVSDGPGVRFRHELTRRTIEQEIPAHRRALMHRRLLTALHATGCTDDARLAHHAEGAGDAEAVLRHARAAGARASALAAHREAARQYERAARFAPDAAEPLRAELDSLLADEYQVLDRKGEAAILLRSAAETWERLHDARRQGDALRRLSRALPGAAGRPAAIRAVDVLSALGASPELAYAWETVAAQNMYLAPEEGFSAASTAIELARRFDLPAVQSSALNTQACIRAQSPGDSWAEPMRQALSVALACGAHTQAARSYSNTASILGGRRDYAGSEKWALEGLGYCEEHDDFAYTRCLLGVRAMNLTEQGNWTEAAAIAERILSQGGSADNLSTALDCLAAIAIRRGEGDASERLAALADVGALEGMWCAAARAALLRAEAAWTQGDDDSARLALPDAAALETELDDSDRIVYQIWARRLGVPHRAGALPDPQQRARELDEQGARYDAALAWADTGDESRMRDAVSGLERLGAHPAAERIRRDLRERGITAPRSPRASTREHPLGLTAREVEVLALLRAGRSNAEIAAALVISRRTVDHHVSAVLGKLGVSSRTAAITVAAAALAPVG; encoded by the coding sequence ATGGCGCTGTGGGAGCGCGAGACGGCGCTCCGATCCCTTGCGGAGTACGCGGCCGAGATCCGAGAAGGACACGGCTGTCTCGTCCTCGTGCCCGGCGAGGCAGGAGCGGGCAAGACGTCGCTGATCGACGCCTTCCTGCGCACGGAGCCCGCCGAACGCGTCCTGCACGCAGCGTGCGACGGGCTGTCCACCCCGAGGGCGCTGGGACCGCTGTTCGACCTCGCCGAAGAATCGTCCGGTGCGCTCGCGCAGGCCGTGTCACGAGGCGACGGTCGCGAGGCGCTGTTCCGGGCGCTGCTGGCCGAACTGACACTGGCGCGCTCCACCGTCCTCGTCATCGAGGACCTGCAGTGGGCGGACGCCGCGACGCTGGATCTGATCCGGTTCATCGGCCGCCGGCTGAGCGTGCTGCCCGTCGCCGTGCTGGTGACCTATCGCGATGACGCGATCGGACAGACCGATCCGCTGCGCAGGGCGCTCGGCGACCTCGCGCACCTCCCTGGACTGCGTCGCGTGGGGCTGCCCGCCCTGTCGTTGCACGCCATCTCCCGGATCATCGCGGAGGTCGACGGCGGGCGCATCCGCGTGGACGCCGAGGAGGTGCATCGCCTCACAGGAGGCAATCCGTATCTCGTCACCGAGCTCCTCAGCTCGCCCGGCGAGGAGATCCCGCCGTCGGTGCGGGATGCGGTGCTGGCCAAGCTGGCCGAGCTGGACGATTCCGCACGGGCCGCAGTCGAGGTGGCGTCGCTCGCGGGACGCGGCATCGACGGCGAACTGCTCGAACGCCTCGGCGCCTCACCCGGCGCCGTGGACGCGATGATCGAGGTCGGCATCGCGGTCTCCGATGGCCCGGGAGTGCGATTCCGGCACGAGTTGACGCGCCGGACGATCGAGCAGGAGATCCCCGCACATCGCCGGGCGCTCATGCATCGTCGCCTTCTCACGGCCCTGCACGCCACCGGGTGCACAGACGACGCTCGGCTCGCCCACCACGCCGAGGGCGCCGGGGATGCCGAGGCGGTGCTGCGCCACGCTCGCGCAGCGGGCGCCAGAGCATCCGCCCTGGCGGCCCACCGCGAGGCCGCGAGGCAGTACGAGCGCGCCGCGCGATTCGCGCCCGACGCCGCCGAGCCGCTGCGCGCCGAACTCGACTCGCTCCTCGCCGACGAGTATCAGGTCCTCGACCGCAAGGGAGAGGCGGCGATCCTGCTGCGCTCGGCGGCGGAGACGTGGGAGCGTCTCCACGATGCGCGACGGCAGGGCGACGCCCTGCGCAGGCTCTCCCGTGCACTTCCGGGCGCTGCCGGTCGCCCCGCGGCGATCCGCGCCGTCGACGTGCTCTCCGCGCTCGGAGCGTCGCCGGAGCTGGCGTACGCCTGGGAGACCGTCGCCGCACAGAACATGTATCTCGCCCCGGAGGAGGGTTTCTCTGCGGCGTCGACCGCGATCGAGCTGGCCCGGCGATTCGACCTTCCGGCGGTGCAGAGCTCGGCGCTGAACACCCAGGCGTGCATCCGTGCGCAGTCGCCAGGCGATTCCTGGGCGGAGCCCATGCGCCAGGCACTGTCGGTCGCCCTCGCGTGCGGTGCGCACACCCAGGCGGCCCGCTCCTACTCCAACACCGCGTCGATCCTCGGGGGACGACGCGACTACGCCGGCTCCGAGAAATGGGCGCTGGAGGGTCTGGGGTACTGCGAGGAGCACGACGATTTCGCATACACGAGGTGCCTGCTCGGCGTGCGTGCGATGAACCTCACGGAGCAGGGCAACTGGACCGAGGCCGCTGCGATCGCGGAGCGCATCCTGAGCCAGGGAGGCAGCGCCGACAATCTCAGCACGGCGCTGGACTGCCTCGCGGCCATCGCCATCCGACGCGGCGAGGGCGATGCGTCGGAGAGACTGGCGGCGCTCGCCGACGTCGGCGCACTTGAAGGCATGTGGTGCGCGGCCGCGCGTGCCGCTCTGCTGCGAGCCGAGGCCGCCTGGACACAGGGCGACGACGACTCCGCCCGCCTGGCGCTGCCCGATGCCGCAGCGTTGGAGACGGAACTCGACGATTCCGATCGCATCGTCTACCAGATCTGGGCGCGACGCCTCGGCGTCCCCCACCGAGCCGGCGCGCTGCCGGATCCGCAGCAGCGGGCGCGGGAGCTCGACGAACAGGGTGCCCGCTACGACGCCGCGCTCGCCTGGGCCGACACCGGCGACGAGAGCCGCATGCGCGACGCCGTCAGTGGGCTCGAGCGGCTGGGCGCGCATCCCGCCGCTGAGCGCATCCGGCGAGACCTGCGAGAGCGGGGAATCACCGCACCGCGCTCTCCGCGCGCGTCGACGCGCGAGCATCCGCTGGGTCTGACCGCCCGCGAAGTCGAGGTTCTCGCTCTCCTGCGTGCGGGACGCAGCAACGCCGAGATAGCCGCTGCCCTCGTGATCTCGCGGCGGACGGTCGATCATCACGTCTCGGCCGTGCTCGGCAAACTCGGCGTCTCCAGCCGGACGGCGGCCATCACCGTCGCCGCGGCGGCTCTCGCCCCCGTGGGGTAG
- a CDS encoding DUF4242 domain-containing protein codes for MPLYMDVHELDGPVTAADVAQAHAADLQTQEQYDVSYRRYWVDEDGGRIFCLVEAPSAELAARVHREAHGLEATHIHLVQEGS; via the coding sequence ATGCCTCTGTACATGGATGTCCACGAGCTCGACGGCCCGGTGACCGCGGCGGATGTCGCTCAGGCACACGCGGCCGACCTGCAGACGCAGGAGCAGTACGACGTGTCGTATCGGCGGTACTGGGTGGACGAGGACGGCGGGCGGATCTTCTGTCTCGTCGAGGCTCCGAGCGCGGAACTCGCCGCCCGCGTGCACCGCGAGGCCCACGGTCTCGAGGCCACGCACATCCACCTCGTCCAGGAAGGCAGCTGA
- a CDS encoding short-chain fatty acid transporter — MPTTQTRSETRSVMRPINRFLERWVPSALTFAIVLTLVVAVLAMTLTRTSPVDVVKSWGDGLSGLLAFMTQMCLILLLGYMLANTRPVRRLLRWLARVPASAASAYVFVFIIAAIASLITWGLGLIVGTLLAREIAVQARERGIKVHFPLLVAAGYSGFVVWHMGYSGSGPLTAATPDSFLAPSLGGEVVPVSQTTFSMWNMLAALAVIVVCALLFFLIRPRKDDPIYELPVHVGSESEDEMDDEVATPADRIDASRFLTLVLGLGLVGYLVVHFVQGGTLTLDIVNWSFLALILLIVRNPFELIHLTKRAASNVGEILVQFPLYAGILGIMAGSGLIKLFSDAFVSIATPVTFGVLALLSAGIVNFFVPSGGGQFAVQGPIMLDAANQLGVDPSIAIMAVAYGDQWTNMIQPFWALPVLAIAGLKMRDILGYTFVTLLGSGVVMAAALLLVSL, encoded by the coding sequence ATGCCCACAACGCAGACGCGGTCCGAGACGCGCAGCGTGATGCGCCCCATCAACAGGTTCCTCGAACGCTGGGTGCCCTCGGCACTCACATTCGCGATCGTGCTGACCCTGGTGGTCGCCGTGCTCGCGATGACGCTCACCAGGACCAGCCCGGTGGACGTGGTCAAGAGCTGGGGCGACGGCCTCTCGGGCCTGCTCGCCTTCATGACCCAGATGTGCCTGATCCTTCTGCTCGGCTACATGCTCGCCAACACCCGACCGGTGCGCAGGCTGCTGCGGTGGCTGGCGCGCGTACCCGCAAGCGCGGCCTCGGCGTACGTGTTCGTGTTCATCATCGCCGCCATCGCCAGCCTCATCACCTGGGGCCTCGGCCTGATCGTGGGCACGCTGCTCGCCCGTGAGATCGCCGTCCAGGCGCGCGAGCGCGGCATCAAGGTGCACTTCCCGCTGCTGGTCGCCGCCGGCTACTCCGGCTTCGTCGTGTGGCACATGGGCTATTCCGGCTCGGGGCCGCTGACCGCCGCGACGCCCGATTCCTTCCTCGCGCCCAGTCTGGGCGGCGAGGTCGTGCCCGTGTCGCAGACGACGTTCTCGATGTGGAACATGCTCGCCGCGCTCGCGGTCATCGTGGTGTGCGCACTGCTGTTCTTCCTGATCCGACCCCGCAAGGACGACCCGATCTATGAGCTCCCCGTGCACGTCGGCTCCGAGTCCGAGGACGAGATGGACGACGAGGTCGCCACTCCCGCCGACCGGATCGATGCGTCTCGCTTCCTGACTCTCGTGCTCGGTCTGGGTCTGGTGGGGTATCTGGTCGTGCACTTCGTGCAGGGCGGCACGCTCACCCTCGACATCGTCAACTGGTCGTTCCTGGCGCTCATCCTGCTGATCGTGCGCAATCCGTTCGAGCTGATCCATCTGACCAAGCGCGCTGCTTCGAACGTCGGCGAGATCCTGGTGCAGTTCCCGCTGTACGCCGGCATCCTCGGCATCATGGCCGGCTCGGGGCTGATCAAGCTCTTCTCGGACGCCTTCGTGTCGATCGCGACGCCGGTCACCTTCGGCGTGCTGGCGCTGCTGTCCGCGGGCATCGTGAACTTCTTCGTGCCCTCGGGCGGCGGCCAGTTCGCCGTGCAGGGGCCGATCATGCTCGACGCGGCCAACCAGCTGGGCGTCGATCCGTCGATCGCGATCATGGCGGTCGCGTACGGCGACCAGTGGACCAACATGATCCAGCCGTTCTGGGCGCTGCCGGTGCTGGCGATCGCGGGGTTGAAGATGCGCGACATCCTCGGCTACACGTTCGTCACGCTGCTGGGCTCCGGCGTGGTGATGGCGGCCGCGCTGCTGCTGGTCAGTCTCTGA
- a CDS encoding bifunctional methylenetetrahydrofolate dehydrogenase/methenyltetrahydrofolate cyclohydrolase, with translation MTAKILDGKAAAAAIKAELAERVAALRERGVVPGIATVLVGADPASQLYVGMKHRQSEAIGMNSIQRELPADATQAEVEALIDDLNADPSCHGYIVQLPLPKHLDTDAILERIGPAKDADGLHPTNLGRLVLNVNSPIRTPLPCTPRGVIELLLRNDYDLKGKHVVVVGRGVTIGRPMGLLLTRRDINATVTQVHTGTPDMTPYLRQADVIVAGAGVKHLITASDVKPGAAVLDVGVTRETDAETGKSKVYGDVHPDVAEVAGWVSPNPGGVGPMTVALLMTNVVEAAERSLA, from the coding sequence ATGACCGCGAAGATCCTCGACGGCAAGGCGGCTGCGGCTGCGATCAAGGCAGAGCTGGCTGAGCGCGTCGCGGCGCTGCGCGAGCGCGGGGTCGTGCCCGGCATCGCCACGGTGCTGGTGGGAGCCGACCCGGCATCCCAGCTGTACGTCGGCATGAAGCACCGGCAGTCCGAGGCGATCGGGATGAACTCGATCCAGCGAGAGCTGCCGGCGGATGCCACGCAGGCCGAGGTCGAGGCGCTGATCGACGACCTCAACGCCGACCCGAGCTGCCACGGCTACATCGTGCAGCTGCCGCTGCCCAAGCACCTCGACACGGACGCGATCCTGGAGCGCATCGGCCCGGCGAAGGACGCTGACGGCCTGCATCCGACCAACCTCGGCCGCCTGGTGCTGAACGTCAACAGCCCGATCCGCACGCCGCTGCCGTGCACGCCCCGAGGCGTCATCGAGCTGCTGCTGCGCAACGACTACGACCTCAAGGGCAAGCATGTGGTCGTCGTGGGCCGTGGTGTGACCATCGGCCGCCCGATGGGTCTGCTGCTGACCCGTCGTGACATCAACGCCACGGTCACGCAGGTGCACACCGGCACGCCCGACATGACGCCCTACCTGCGCCAGGCCGACGTGATCGTCGCCGGCGCTGGCGTGAAGCACCTCATCACGGCATCCGACGTGAAGCCGGGCGCCGCGGTGCTCGATGTGGGCGTCACGCGGGAGACGGATGCCGAGACCGGCAAGTCCAAGGTCTATGGCGACGTGCACCCGGATGTCGCCGAGGTCGCCGGCTGGGTCTCGCCCAACCCCGGCGGCGTCGGACCGATGACGGTCGCGCTGCTCATGACGAACGTCGTGGAGGCTGCGGAGCGCTCGCTGGCCTGA